The following proteins come from a genomic window of Lycium ferocissimum isolate CSIRO_LF1 chromosome 4, AGI_CSIRO_Lferr_CH_V1, whole genome shotgun sequence:
- the LOC132054208 gene encoding agamous-like MADS-box protein AGL29 — MERRENVETEFIKCAEHAKISNMQKSLSKKAKELSILCGIEIAVIIFSIGGQPFFFSKPDVESVVHQFLESNQPSASSSSRYIMKKRKVEESENKGKVTEDPQFVLEMNDASSSTLPSNWLSL; from the exons atggaaagaagagaaaatgttGAGACAGAGTTTATCAAATGTGCTGAGCATGCTAAAATCTCTAATATGCAGAAATCTCTCAGTAAGAAAGCAAAAGAGCTTTCTATTTTATGTGGAATTGAGATCGCAGTTATTATCTTTTCCATTGGaggtcaaccatttttctttAGTAAGCCTGATGTTGAATCGGTCGTCCACCAATTTTTGGAGTCCAATCAACCAAGTGCATCTTCGTCAAGCCGTTATATAATGAAGAAAAGGAAGGTAGAAGAAAGTGAGAACAAAGGAAAAGTTACTGAAG ATCCACAATTTGTGCTTGAAATGAATGATGCTAGTTCTTCGACTTTGCCATCTAATTGGTTGAGTCTTTAA